The DNA region CGGTGCCAAACTTGTCCGCGGTGCTTATATGGAAAAAGAAAGATTAAGAGCTGCTGAAATGGGTTACACTTCACCGATACAACAGGATAAAGAATCAACCGACACGGATTTTAACGCCTGTGTTGAGTTTTGCATTGAACATATTAACAATATCGGCCTGATAGTAGCTTCGCATAATGAATACAGCAACCTGCTTGCAGTACAATTGCTCCAGAAAAAAGGTTTACCACTGAAACATCCGCATATTCATTGGAGTCAGCTCTATGGTATGAGTGATAATATCACGTTCAATCTTGCACATGCAGGCTGCAGTGTAAGCAAGTATCTTCCATTCGGCCCGATAAAAGATGTAGTGCCTTACCTTATGCGCCGTGCCCAGGAAAATAGTTCGGTAGCAGGACAAACCGGAAGGGAACTCGGATTGATTGAAAAAGAAATGCGAAGAAGAAAAGGATAATTAATTTTCCAAATCAAATACTAAATAGCATAAACAAAATTCTTTTGTTTAAATTATTTCTTCTTCTCTACCTATATTAACAAGCTTTGGTATTATTCTTGAGATTATTAATCATACAAGTTTTATTTCATCTTCTTTAGCATAAGCGGGGCTTTGGATATTTTGTAAACACTCTACCTAAAAAATTTACTGTGATACTGTCTTGGGGGGAATTGTCTGTATTAAAAGACTTTGCGATCTCCTTTCTTGGGCTTGGCCTGCCAGCTATCCTTGTATCATTTGCCAGCATTACAGGGATGCATTATTGGGGCAAGCGCAGAAAGAAAAATCTAAAGGAGTTAACTGATCAATATGATCAGCCACCACAATCTTCATTACTTCCGCCATTGACAGCGAGAGAAAGAAAAAATGCTATAAAAAAAATCAGGAAACAGTTATCAGGTTTTAGGGCAAAGCAGGTACTACTGAAGCATGATTACTTACAGAGTATTCGAAATGTTGCAACAACCGATTATCGTTCAAATGAAAAAAGCGAAAAAATTATGGAAAACATCGAAGAAAAAATGATAGCATACGAAAAGCAAATAACCGAAATGCAGAGTAAGATCGATATGCTGGAAACAATGCCACCTCCGGTGGCCAATGAAGCCCATTATCTGCGTGAGATGCTGACTGAAAAAGAAAACGAAATTCAAAACCTGCGTGCTACAGCTAACGGAATTCCGTCGGCGGAAGTAATTGATATAGCATCAAAAGAAAATTTATTGAACGAACAAAAAGAAGAAATAAGCCGATTAAAGATCATCGTTGAGGAACAAGTGCATTTAAATGATTTGCTTGGTGAAAGCCGTGAGCAGTTAAATTTTGTTCAAAATCAATTAGAGCAGCGAATAAAAGCAAATAAAGTGCTTGAACAAAGGATGAATTCTGTTTCTGAGGAATTGAGCCAATCGCAATTCGAATTTCACGAAGCCGGAAAAAAAATAATTAATACTGCAAATGTTCTGGAGCTGAAAGAAAATGAGATTGGTCAATTAAGGCTTGAGCTGGACACTAAAGAAAATGAGCTTCGTCAGTTAAGAGAAGATATTCATGCAAAAAATGAACAATTAATAGCTGTTGAGAATTCATATAATGAGATATTACGGGAAAATGATCAGTACAAAACTGCAATTACCAATGACCATGAATTTATTTCTTCTTTGAACCGTGACCTGTCAGAGGAGAAACAAAAAAATGAACATTTACAGGAACAGGTACGCCATAACAGGCGGTTGTTGACTAGGTTTTACCAGGAATTAAAGTCTTCTGTTGAAGAGACGGAGAAAGAAAATGAACCGCATCTTCTTATAGGAGCATGATTAAAGTCTGTTAATCATCATCAATTCACAGCTTCCCCACACTGGTCTTCTAGCAGTTAAATGCCACTACTCATTTTCGTATCTTGCATCCATGCAACAATACCTCGATTTACTCAGGCATATATTGGATAGTGGTACTGAAAAAACTGACCGGACAGGTACCGGAACTAAAAGCGTTTTTGGGTACCAGATGCGGTTTGATTTGCAAAAGGGATTTCCGCTTGTTACCACTAAGAAAGTGCATATGAAGAGCATTATTCATGAGCTCCTTTGGTTTTTAAAAGGGGAAACAAATATTGCGTACCTCAAAGAAAATAATGTAAAAATCTGGGATGAATGGGCGGATACAAATGGTGAGCTGGGTCCTGTATATGGTAAGCAATGGCGCAGTTGGGAAGGAAAAGATGGTGTAGTGATAGACCAGGTTAGCGATTTAATTGCCCAGGTAAAAAAGAATCCTGACAGCCGCCGCCTGATCATTAGTGCATGGAATGTTGGCGAATTACCAAAGATGGCCTTGATGCCTTGTCATACGCTGTTCCAGTTTTATGTTGCAAATGGAAAACTAAGTTGCCAGTTATACCAGCGTAGCGCAGATGTATTTTTAGGTGTGCCATTTAATATTGCTTCCTATGCATTACTTACACTAATGATCGCACAGGTATGTGACCTTGAACCGGGAGATTTTGTACATACATTTGGTGATGTACATATTTACAGCAATCATATGGAGCAGGTAAATCTTCAATTGAGCCGTCAACCATTCCCTTTACCAATAATGAAATTGAATCCTGGGGTTAAAAATATTTTCAATTTTAAATTTGAAGATTTCATTTTGGAAAACTATCAGTGTCATCCTGCGATAAAAGCACCTGTGGCGGTTTAACCCCCTGTCCCCCTAAAGGGGAGACTTAGATCATAGTAATCTTAATTTTTTGAGAACACCTGAAAGCAGAGAGATTAACTATTACTTTTGCTGCAAATAAAAAAGATTTTTCTTTATTCCCCTTTAGGGGGCTGAAGAAATTACAACTTAAAAACCTTTTCATGGGGGGTATGACTATTTCTCTCATCGTTGCGGCTTCTACTAATAATGCTATCGGAAAAGGTGGTAAGATGCCCTGGCATTTGCCAAATGACCTGAAACATTTTAAAAATACTACCTGGGCAATGCCAGTGATAATGGGGCGCAAGACTTTTGAAAGCATGGGCAAACCGCTTGCGGGAAGAAAGAATATTGTTATTACAAGACAAAAGGGATATAATCCCGAAGGGGCAGTGGCCGCTCAAAGTCTGAGTGATGCATTGCTACTGGCTAATGAAATGGATGTAAAAGAGATTTTTGTAATTGGTGGCGGTGAAATTTATAAAATGGCCTGGGAAAAAGCCAATCGTATTTATCTTACAAGAGTAAAAATGGAGGCAGTAGATGCGGATACTTTTTTTCCTGAGATCGATCCGCAGGAATGGAAACTGTTGAACCAGAAAGATTTTGAAGGAGATGATAAAAATTCTTACCCACATTCGTTTCAGACATGGGAACGGATATTTAGTAATTAATAATTATTAATTAATGATTAATAATTATTCCAGACATGAATCATGTATTCCTCTTTTCAATTAGCACTTAAATATCTCAACTACTATTTTACTGCATCAAATGGTAAGGGACATGGTATGCATTCGCCATTTGTTTTTGAGTTTATTACAAAAGTTTTAAATGA from Bacteroidota bacterium includes:
- a CDS encoding thymidylate synthase, with translation MQQYLDLLRHILDSGTEKTDRTGTGTKSVFGYQMRFDLQKGFPLVTTKKVHMKSIIHELLWFLKGETNIAYLKENNVKIWDEWADTNGELGPVYGKQWRSWEGKDGVVIDQVSDLIAQVKKNPDSRRLIISAWNVGELPKMALMPCHTLFQFYVANGKLSCQLYQRSADVFLGVPFNIASYALLTLMIAQVCDLEPGDFVHTFGDVHIYSNHMEQVNLQLSRQPFPLPIMKLNPGVKNIFNFKFEDFILENYQCHPAIKAPVAV
- a CDS encoding dihydrofolate reductase; protein product: MTISLIVAASTNNAIGKGGKMPWHLPNDLKHFKNTTWAMPVIMGRKTFESMGKPLAGRKNIVITRQKGYNPEGAVAAQSLSDALLLANEMDVKEIFVIGGGEIYKMAWEKANRIYLTRVKMEAVDADTFFPEIDPQEWKLLNQKDFEGDDKNSYPHSFQTWERIFSN